DNA from Drosophila busckii strain San Diego stock center, stock number 13000-0081.31 chromosome 2R, ASM1175060v1, whole genome shotgun sequence:
attttagtgcaGAATTTTAAGACTATAGTGagaatattttcattaaagcttgcttttactttaaactattatatatgtaagtattttatatacaataattttgtttgattgaaATGAAGCCCTAATATTGATGTTTTggctttaagttaattttatcTGTTGCAAACTGAATTTATAGTTAATCAAATTTGCTAAGTTCAAaccgcttttattttaatttagtgcaGAATTCTAATAAGCTATAGtaagaatatttttagttaagaTATTGTATGGCTATTTTATCTtatcaataattttgtttgccttggctgagattaaaaaaaagcgcTAATATTGATAGTTTGAACTGAATTTATAGCCAATCAAATTTGCTAGTCTAAGCcgcttttatttcatttaagtgCAGCATTCTAAGGCgctatatttttgtttatattgcttttactttaatataCTATATGGCTATTTTATCTgtaacaattttgtttgccttggctGCGATTCAAAATTAAGCCCTAATATTGATTGCCTTGGGGCCAGTTACAAACTGAAATAACTTCGGGGTTTGAAAACGTGCAGGCGAAAGATCAATGCAGTCAGGTGTGAAGTGCAGTCaagttaaaagaaaaaagtaaagcacGATCGTGTTTAAAGTGTTTTCTTGTCTCGAACCCTTTCTCGTTGCCAGAGTTCAGAGTTTAATGCGCCGAGGTTAATgagctgtttgttttgtttgaattgaAAGTGCAGCTGTTTGTACTAACCGTACCCTACCCTACCCCCTCCcccttaaatttattattaagctacttacttttctttttgagAAACGGCGGCGGTCCACCTGGCATATCGCGCGGATCGCTCATTTCCATTAGCGGATTATAAAGCTTGTTGGGATCGATGCCGGGCGGAAATAAGCCCAACGGCGAGTCCAGACCAAACACTGCAATAAGAGATAAGAGTTAGTTAGTTAAcatattgcaatttaacagCTCGATGAGTGCACAACTAGCGATTGGCTTTGTAGTAAACAATAGACATGTCATTATGCTATTAATAAGTTGCGCGCTCTTCACATGAGTGAAACAATTGTAACGCTGATGATGACGACAGCAGCACAGGATAAATCTATTCAAAGCTAACTCgcctgtttgtctgtctgtctgccaaGGCATAACATTGACATTGTGTGCTGAATGATTTCATAAGTATGCGCGGCGCAATTCAAGACGCCGACTACACATCCTTCAGCCAGGACAAAGTGAAGTAGAAGGCATATGAATAAAATGTGTGAGCAGGGGTAGGGTGTGGGGGTGGTGTGAGTCTGCAGCTGCATAATGACACAAATAACGAGCGCGTAttgtttgcaacattttctacTTCAAGCAGACATTACAACACGccctgcgtatacgtaatatgcatTGGGTGCTCCCTTTTGCTTCAGCGAAATTAGTGCggatttatttttagcgcatATATTTCTTTTCTTACGTTTCTCAAGCAGCTCTCAGCACACGTCACATGCTATTAGTTCAATGATTTTCACGCCCAAATTGTGTGGCTACCagccatatacatatatatatcgtatactTCATACGGCAGCAACAGAACTTgattcttttttatttcgcttgtggaaatttcttttttgttgttgttgctgttggctgtctGCTCTGGTTTCTGTTTGACTGCGGTTAGGGTATGTGTAAATAATGGAGGGTATTAAGATTTCTTAAGCGGCTCATAAGTTTTATGCCTAAGCGTATGATATTCAATATTTACGGGCTGcattaatttgcaactaataataaataactctctttaattaaatatcaacatgacttaaaattaattttaacatttacGATATTCGTTTTACGATATTCAAGtctatatgcaaatgctttgactgcttttagtttttcacTAAGACTTTTCTATTaagtagcataaatttaatatttttacatttacgATATTCGTTTTACGTTATTAAAATTGTCtatataactatttttatattttcagtaAGACTCATTTAGTAAgtggcaataaattaaaaacaatttttacatttacgATATTCGTTTTAcgttattaaaattgtttatattctatatatgcaaatgccttgactatttttattttttcagtAAGGCTCATTTAGTAAgtggctttaatttaatacaatttttacatttacgATATTCGTTTTACGTTAATAAAATTGTCTATATTCGATAACCGCTgactgtttttaattttttgagcACGAAGCACAGCTAAAGCTGATAAATTGGTTTAATAGACTTTTAcgatattgatatttatttagtgcagcGCATTTCATAGTCGTTCTTATTAAATCtcacatatattttgtaacgTTCATTGCGCGTATCCTTGGCTGAGTTTCATTGCCTGCAGCCTGTTTATGCAGTAGTTAGCGACTTGTATGAGTTGACTCCACTGGCACCCACACCCCCCCCACTACCAATCGCATTTTGCCGGTTTGGATATGTTGGGCTGAAATTTTTGTCGCATTAAAAGGTATTGCGCTTCCTGTGCACAAGGACGACTCGACTCTTTGACTATTTTTCGtacaatttttcatatttttgtgtgccttaatttattttatatcctGTGTGCCGCGTCGCGCCTTGCAGCTCATGCAATGATGTATGGGGCATGGGGTTAGGACTCCCCAAACGGatattattaatatgaatATCGCGCGACTTATATGCAAAGTTTCAACTctaaggcaacaacaacaacaacaactgaaaagGGAAACCAACGTCTTTAcgttttgatatttttatttatgccggCGACGCTGGCAAAAGTTGTTTGCCAAAAGGTTTAAGTTCAGAGCGCGGCTTGccttaaaatacaaacacagaCTACACAACtcgcatgtgtatgtgtgtgtgtgtgtgtgtgggcgtggcagttgtTTGGCAACTTAAAAGTCATTTCGCTAAACGTCTGCTGACAGTTTGAACTCGCAGGACTCACATGTTGCCAGGGCACAACATAAATATCATCATAGCTACCGACTGCACGCAATGTCAGTGTCTGAAATTTAAGCTGCCACCCACTCACCCCCACACTCCACTCCTTTGCTCGTTGGCTGCATTAAATGCACCTTTTGCACCTTTTGTGAGTTTTATGCGCCTCGCCTGACTTGAcatcaatataaaaatcatataaaccgcaattgaatttatttcgactgcaactgcaaacaACTTGGGCAAACAAACCGCAAAGGCAAAAGCGTCGAAGTCTCAGGGggctttgcattttgcattgtATGTAATAACTGAACTGTCAAATTATTAGCTGCACTATTTCTCTCATTGCCATAATTCTTATGAGCTGTCAagcagtaaaatatttatgacttAATTAGTTGAGCAAATACAAGTAGCAATAATAGTTGGAAAGGGTTTGCATAAGGTAAACAAGCAAGGCAGAGGCGCATAGAAAAAAACAAGTCACTGATAAGCACTGATAAGTCACCGACGCACGTCTGCTCAAGGCAAAAGATCAGCAACGACTAAAAATTTTAGGCAGCGCTTGCTCAGAATCGTGCAAGCGACGCGCTCTCAGCAGAACGTACGAAATGCGCTCCAATGCTTAGAGAGCCAGACTCCAATGCTTAGAGCGCGTGATCCATAAGCTAGCGGCTTGCGCTCTTCGTTTTGAACTACAGTCGCGCTCGCTCACAGCGTATGCAAAacgaaaagagcgagagcgcgaaaGCAGCAAAAGGGATGAATAACCAAGAGCACAATCCGTTACCTTTTATTATTCTAGCATGGCGTGATCTACAAAAGCAAGAGAGCGCCGCCAGACTGTTGCTCATGCGTTTTTACACACTTTGATAGAAAAGGGTATCATGCAGTTGTATGTCTATATATTCTTCATGAGCAAGACAAGCTTagtgtatgtatgtctgtctgtataaGCAATAAGCGCTCAGAAACTATAAGAGGTTGAAAGTGTATGACACAGCTTGCAGTGCCAAACTTTAATGCTTGCTCGTTCTTAATATAACTGTACATGTCAACAGATTTTAAAGCCCAGCTGAGTGAACTTCAAAGAGACATCAAAGtcgcaagcaaaaaatatgcaaacagctGACAAACTGCAGGGCTGGGGCGCCTAATGCGTTTATAAGAGCTTTGCCACAGCTTTGGTGCCAAGTCGGTGCCACTTTTGATATGTTGCAGACACACAGGGACAGGGCTGGGGTGCCAACAACCACATGTTGCTGCAGTCAAGTAGCTTAGACTCACTCAGGATGTGTAACCTAGTGACCTTTAGGTAGTAGTAGTACTTACTGTGTGGCGGCGTTAGCGTCATTGCCGATGACATGCCGGGAAAGGGCAGCGGTGATGGCGGATGCGGTTGGCCGTCTGGCGCATTAAAGTGGCTGGGCAGACTCATGGGCGAGCTGGGCGCAAAGTCCTTGCAGAAATCCTTGCCAAACTCTTTGCTAAACTCCTTGCTGAACTCCTTGCCAAACTCCTTGCTGAACTCCTTGCTCAAGCGGTTCATGCTCTCCTCCAAACGCTCATGTGGCGCCTGTCCGGCTCCACCGTTGCCGCTAGGTGGCGCACCATTGTGGGAGCCAAACGGCGGCAAGCCCATTGGTCCCAGCAGATCTCGTGCAAAGGCATTGTGCTCACGCGCATCGCGTGGATCACGCGGATCACGTTGATGCAtggccgccgctgctgctgctgcagccaaggACATTTCCATTTGATGCTCCATGTGATGGAAGGGATGCTCGTTGGCGGCGGCtacagctgcagcggcggctgcaTGCATTTGCGCCTCCAGCGCTTCCATGTGGCAGGGCGGACTTAGTcctggcagcggcggcaaggACAACAGTCCATTGTGATTGGGCAGCGGGGGCGGTGGTGGAgcacagctgttgttgttgctgttgctgttgctgttggacGTGGGTGGGGCACTGGGCTTGGCATTCAACTGGCGTATGTCCTTCAAGGACAACATGATGCGCTGATTGTTATCCTgcagcttgctgctgttgttgttgttgttgctctcatgctctgctgcatgttgctgtgTAGATTGGTCCTTCTTGGTGGTGCAGAGATCCTCGGGCCCATCGCTGGGCGTGGGTGAGGGAGTGCGCGACATGGCAGcggcattggcagcagctacagccgCCTGACGTCGCAGCTCGTTGGTGGTGTTGATAAGCTCTTCTATGTCCTGCTCGTCCTCATCCTGCTCGTCCTCTGTCTGCGGCGATTGCTGCAGCACAGAATCGGGACGCACAGTCAGCTGCACAACCtcttcttcctcctcctcctcctcctcctcggcGTCTTCTACATCCACTGGCACAGACTTGCGACTGTCGTTGAGCGACAAGGATAACGCCTCctgctgctctgcctgctgctgctgcggcggcggcggcggcagcgttgACTGCTCGCTGTGCTGCATTTGCGTTGAGTCTGTATCCATTTGACAATCTTCTTGCggtgtcgctgctgctctagGCGCTGCCTCTGGCTCGCGCTGCTCCTCCTCATCCTCATTCTGCTCCAGTTTGATCACAGTCTGCAGCGTTTCCGGCTTGCTGAGCGCAAAGTCATGCGGCATATCGCCGGAGCGGCGTCTGGGACGCGCCTGCTTGCGTCGCGGCATGGGCGAGCTGCCGCCCAGCTCCTGATCGCTCTCCAGCTCACGCTCGCTCTCCTGCTCGCGCTTGCGGCGCAGACTTAGCGCCGCCTGCATGGCGCTGGCTGCATTGCCAAAGAGACGCGTGGGCATGatcaacttgctgctgcttccggCGGCACGCACCATCGAAGGCGACTCATCCTCGTAGCTGGAGCTGTGCAGCGAGCTGTCCAGCAGCTGAAAGTCATCGGGCGAGGCGGCGGGCGTGGGCGTATGCTCGGGCACTGAGCTCTCGACCAAGCCGCGCACTTGCAGCGATTCACCCGCTTGTATGAGCGTCTGCAGACGCTGCTGGGGCACGCTAATCTCACCGCGATACATAAAGTCCACGATGGCTTGCACTACCCAGCCGCGAAAGTCCTTGAGCACGATGACCGGATGCTTGCAGGGCGTCTCGGCAAAGACACGCTGGAAGAATGGCGAGCAGGCGGAGAGCACCATCTTGTGGGCGCGTATGGAGGTTTCGGCGCAGACGAGCGTCACATCCACCAGCGTCTTGGTCTGCAGCAGTGCGTCGAAGGCGCGCAGTATGTGATTCTGATGATTGTTCCAGCGCAGACTGTAATGATCCTGTGGCagcgctgtgggcgtggcaggtggactgtgtgtgctgctgctgtcgctgattgttgcagcagcagctgcaattgttgctgttgctgttgtgctggctgctgctgtgctgttcgctgtgggcgtggcgctcATATTGAGCGGCAATGCGGGCGGCGTGGGCGGCGTGCTGGGCGGTGTGGTGTGTACatgtgcgtgggcgtggctttgCTCTAgttgcattgctgctgtgttgctgttgctttgtgaTTTGTTcgccagcagcggcaatggcagcggcagcggcaatgTTAGCGGCACTGGCGCCATCTGGCGTCCATAATCGTTCATTGTCAGTTGACAGCGCTTGATCAGCTGCTCGGCGTCCTTTAACATGCCACAAACAACTTGAACACTGCACCGCTCAAGCTTTCACTAAGAGCTGcaaataaagagagagagagagcaaaagaaaaaatagagAACATGAGTTGctatgtaaacaaaagcttaagccTAATGCCTTGCCATAATATATTCAGTCAATGTGCTCAGCTCTTATGACATATGCCAAAGATGTGATAATATGTTAATGAGTCCCAGCATATATCATCTCTCATCTGTTCGCTCCCCAacgcaacaaaagccaagaccaagaccaagaccTTGGCataagcacaacaataacagacaaaaaaaaaagcagaacgCACATGAAGCAATCACAGCTCGCGCTACGTGTCGTGTCGCATATCCTTGAGGATATCACATGCAGATGTGTGATGTGTGATAATGTTCAAACCCCTCCTAACCCATACCCCTACTCAGCGTAACCCTcctactgtttttttttacctaTCTGACTGTCTGCCTATCGCGCTGTCTGTTCTatatgctgcgctgctttgctgtttgtttatctATGCGTCACAACAGCCACAGTGGTTGCAACATGATTAACTTGTAGttaattcattattaaaaAGTACAACTGCTACTATTTAGcagcttttataatttttaaaatatttatattatatatttaatatcatttttattttgtatgcatacGCTGcctatgttttttttttattatttttaatgaatataatattaaaaatatttatattatatgtatattcaatataatttttattttttgtaatttaatttttaatatttttgtaaaacttttgtaattttcaaataatttatagtttaagcAAGTGatcaaaaatatgtaaagtattttcatttgatataaaaataataattgattgctttaaatagtatttaaaatattttctaattcattttataataagtttgatatcattatatatttcatataatttttatttttcatgcaTAGCAGcccaaatttatttattttggaattttaaaaatatttgtattatattttcaatatcaattttattttttggaatattatttttaatatttttgtatgcattttgtaattttcaaattgtttatagcttAAGCAAGTGATCAAAATTatgtaaagtatttttatttgttgttagaataataattattatgttcagcattgctttaaatagtatttaaaatatttttaaattcaaagtttgtatttgtagctgtgcatatgcatttgcaaccactgtgcactgtgctgagctttattttttgcgcaACGCAGTGCGTGGCATCTAATTAATTCAgcaactgtctgtctggcgTGCCGTAGCTCAAAAGCTGCCCCCTGCCCTCTGCTGCGgcacatgcgtgtgtgtgcgtcccTACCCCTTGCCACACGTTGCACGCTGCGCTGCGTGTGTGAATTTTTAAAAGAGTCAGCAGCTGGCTGAGAGTCAGtcaatgctgctgcctcaaattaaaaaactttaaccagctagcaaaataaacatttttatttgcaagttgcaagcgtCTGAGCGTCTGAGCGACTTGCAGCGGTTAAGCGGTTGCTTGCCGCGAGCGACGAGTGACTTAAACCGCATATTAACACATGCGCCAGGACGcggcaacaggcaacaggcaGTTGCACCTACAGTTGCAACAATATGCAATTAGCAGTCAGAGTCGTCGTGTGGCTGCCactgtggcaacaatttttaactcTTTAGCTTGCGTCGCTGTTTATTTGCTGCCGCTAAAAGCGACACAGTTCAAAAAACAGTTAGTGCTACTTGCCAACTTGGCAAGCAGGCAGAGTGTGGGGGTGGTAGACACTTGAGTTTTTAATTACTGCTGAAGTAAGTCAGTCGTAGCCCAAAGCTGTGAAGGATGCGCCTTAAAGGCGGTCACCTGCATTTAAATCAAGACAACAGCGCAgcagttgaaatttaaaagaGTTAAAAGAGTTAAGCAGCTGATTTATATAGATGGATCAAGTTGgatatattgaaataaatattgtttatatgctgAAGCTTCAACGAATGTAAAACTTCAAAATACttcatatatttgcttaactttatataatagaaaaaatacaaataagtttttttaaaatgatttgcacgcttaatttttaattataatttaagcctctaataattttacaaaatttattgctaacaaataaatttacgctttttatttaaatgctttgtttacttcaaaaaatattaaaataattcacgcttaattttttaataatattttaaggctctaacatttttataaaatttattgctggtAAGTGCTAGCAAAGAAATTAATGTGGCTTATgttataagaaaataataaacaaatatttatgcttcaTTTCTTAATGACATTTTAGGGctgctaatatttttatagaatttatttatgagaaaatatttatgcttactATCTTAAATGACTTTATAGCGCttcttaaatttttgctaaatttattactattaaatttttagctaaaatgagtgagcaatttattttatttaagtttaataaactCACTATTATATTTCTCAACATACCATTCAAATTGCTTGGATTGTGTGTACttttttaacaaatgcaaatatccttttattttaattacttttacaCTTgcacaattatataaaagttacTAGTTTGTGGTAGCATGTTTCACTTTTGTTAGTTTATAACACAATACTGTTCGTATATCAATTGAGTTTTAAGCTgaaagcacaacaaattggTTTATTTAGTATTCAACACATGTGCTTTgggtatttttgttttgttctgtGTTTCAGGTGTGCGCACGAAATAcgtttctatatatatagcagatCACATATGGTTGAGACAGCAACTGCGCGTACGCGTCGAGGGTTTGCCACAAACTGAAACTGACTGAGAGTAATGCAAATAAAGTTGAAACTACACGCTTCACATATGCATGTGAATGATAGAGAGCtatatagtgtgtgtgtgtgtgcctaccCTCAACAACCCGCACCCTCAaaatgctcacacacacagtcgcatatgcatatgtatatgtttatgtggGCAGGATCAGCAAGTCTgcagctctctcgctctcagtttgttatatatttgttgtgtgCCTGTGTTGCAGGTGCTAATCAGCTGCGTGATCATATATGTTGACacatttacaacaacaaacaaacacacacacagagatagaCAAACAGGTAAACATAGCACGACAGGTAGCTCAGTTACAGGTACTTTATATACTAAATGGCCGCTGACAACTCAATTTGCGGGCCCATttacaaacataaacatatgCCCATGTATATGCTCTCGATCCTGCAGGATGCTGTGCATATTTCGCAGAATTGTGTGCGGGATTCATTTGAAATATTCGCGTTTTATGATAGGCGCGACAACCAAAACACAGCCACATAACAAATCTGTGCTCAGTTCAGTTTCAGTTACAATGTGGCCAACTGAAGCGATTTAATTGAAGGATTAGCTGCACAACtgtttttataattagttaataatttatgcatttattgctagctcagcataaatataaataagcaaacaaagcaaaaactttgaactaataaactttaataaactttgtataaattaataaacttataaGACTTTTCTTAGAATAAGTAACAGATTTAccacacaatttaaaaaaaattgttaaaatatttgacataactttgaatttgttttaaaccAAGTGCGCAACTAACTAAaaactttgcatttatatttgagctaagcaattaaatatttatacaaataactTTGTATTCTCAATTTATTTGCgttaatgttttgtttgttaatgttcacttttaaatatatttattttattaccaTTGCACACAGTTTAAACTTTTCGAAAGTTCTTTgatatttttctataaaaaattcacaatttctgttcgtttttgtttttggggaTACACGTCCAGCTTCGGTCAGAGCACGCAGACAACTGTCTTTGGCATTGACTGCGTTCACTTTTTGCCATTCACATGTGAGCGCACGAAAATCACATCACACATACAACAAGAACGTTTCATACGCCTAGGAGGCTCCCACACGAAAAAAGAGTTAAGCAAAGCCCAAAGCGTCGGCACGAGCTAAAGTAACGGTAACGCCTCGTTCATATgcttgcatgtatgtgtgtttgtgtgtgtgtgtgtgtatgtgcggtCGCGTGTATGTTTCGAACCGTTCAAACGTCACGAAGCGACTAATGCAAATGATGTCGGGCCGAAAAAACAGATATGCGAGCGCAAAAggaagcggcagcagcagcagcgatgacAGCGTTagcggcagcgcagcagcgccaccCCCAACCCAAGCAGTCAACCCTCTACCCTTGCCCACCCACGTGCGCGCACACGTATGAGCGctgagcacaacaacaacaacaacaaataacaaacagcatGCAAAACACATGAGGATGCCAAGCTCGGCAAAACGTCGTCGACGGCAAcgtcgacagcgacagcgacgcagCTGCGTTTTTACTCCTTCGTCATATAAACTACTATATTTTTTgccttatcagcagcagcagcagcagcaacaacaacacaccgaaaaaatacttattatgtatatgtgtgtgtgtgtgaaatacatttgcatacacaTGCGTAGCAGCGCAGCcgaagcagcaagcagcagccgaaCGTACGAGTTCGTAAACGaacgcacccacacacacacacacacacacatacatacatggcATGTGGAGCTTTACGCTCGTAAAGAGTAATagccaccaccaacaacaacaataacaacaacaacaacaaccggaGCGAAACTCACCCCCGCTGTGAGCTTCACCTAACATTTGGCTCAcatgaagttttttttttttacgcgCAGCAGTTGTCACACGTTGGCAGCGCCGTCGACGTCGCCAGCGCGTGAGTGTAACATTTTTCATAAAACGAGTGGggcgacgctggcagcgctgccgacGCTAACATATATCCTTTTTCGTGTGGAGCTTATGGAAAAGGAAAACTCAAAGGCAGCGAGTTGAGTTTGTTTGCCTtccagaaagagagagagcgagagagcgtaagTGCTGTGCGAGCGAGTGCGCGCataagcaagagagagagagagcgcaagcaagCAAGTGCGCAagcatatgcacacacacacacacatacacatgcatgtaaAGCGTACGTGTGgcgctctgtctgtctgtctgtaaaCTCTTCTGCttagcagcgacgccagcagcgacgccacgctgctgctgttgttgttgttgttgttgttgttattatta
Protein-coding regions in this window:
- the LOC108595370 gene encoding protein jim lovell translates to MNDYGRQMAPVPLTLPLPLPLPLLANKSQSNSNTAAMQLEQSHAHAHVHTTPPSTPPTPPALPLNMSATPTANSTAANHILRAFDALLQTKTLVDVTLVCAETSIRAHKMVLSACSPFFQRVFAETPCKHPVIVLKDFRGWVVQAIVDFMYRGEISVPQQRLQTLIQAGESLQVRGLVESSVPEHTPTPAASPDDFQLLDSSLHSSSYEDESPSMVRAAGSSSKLIMPTRLFGNAASAMQAALSLRRKREQESERELESDQELGGSSPMPRRKQARPRRRSGDMPHDFALSKPETLQTVIKLEQNEDEEEQREPEAAPRAAATPQEDCQMDTDSTQMQHSEQSTLPPPPPQQQQAEQQEALSLSLNDSRKSVPVDVEDAEEEEEEEEEEVVQLTVRPDSVLQQSPQTEDEQDEDEQDIEELINTTNELRRQAAVAAANAAAMSRTPSPTPSDGPEDLCTTKKDQSTQQHAAEHESNNNNNSSKLQDNNQRIMLSLKDIRQLNAKPSAPPTSNSNSNSNNNSCAPPPPPLPNHNGLLSLPPLPGLSPPCHMEALEAQMHAAAAAAVAAANEHPFHHMEHQMEMSLAAAAAAAAMHQRDPRDPRDAREHNAFARDLLGPMGLPPFGSHNGAPPSGNGGAGQAPHERLEESMNRLSKEFSKEFGKEFSKEFSKEFGKDFCKDFAPSSPMSLPSHFNAPDGQPHPPSPLPFPGMSSAMTLTPPHMFGLDSPLGLFPPGIDPNKLYNPLMEMSDPRDMPGGPPPFLKKKMPRPKGQHSAPRGGPPRSWTNTELTEALQHVWNKKMTTSQASRIFGIPYNSLLMYVRGKYGKSLKLEQLRKDCISGPPIEMLQMGISGGGGGGGSKSDKHKERKEKDKDKDKDKHGNNNNNNNNNNNAGGGSNGNMPHPADLSALGPLDLELGLPLCPPGGPRSGSSEPDMLGAHSALFNPFNPQGFYPDFAGGFPGLPLSMLNLLPPAERHHAAVAMHHLGVSMDEDCKSVGSKQSSSLDDDFARLPSDLGGSSHGTPLTQANGGGGAGQD